A single window of Deinococcus misasensis DSM 22328 DNA harbors:
- the secA gene encoding preprotein translocase subunit SecA: MFALLKKAFDNNKRDVARLRKTVVDPVNAMEAEMEKVTDLAAEFMKLRAQVQSGEKNLDQVLVPGFALIREAAKRSIGKRHYDVQLIGGASLHQGRIAEMKTGEGKTLVATLALALNALEGRGAHLVTTNDYLAKVGAEEMGLVYRTLGLTVGLIQHDMQPPQRRAAYACDITYVTNSELGFDYLRDNMAQGPDQLVLRADHPVNFAIVDEVDSILIDEARTPLIISGATEKATDQYYVISKLVKRLTRGEPIEPGVRTEPTGDYTVEEKSKGVHLTEAGINRIEQMLSIDNLYSPDHMQKAHMIVQALRAKDLYFREKDYIVGPNEKGELEVVIVDEFTGRQMPGRRYGEGLHQAIEAKEGVPIQNENQTLATITYQNFFRLYTKFSGMTGTAKTEEKEFLDIYGSDVLVIPTNLPVIRKDHDDLVYRTKAGKYAAVVDEIVERHQSGQPLLVGTASIETSEHLSKLLSEPQQYGEFVNQLANMLLAKVEKNEGLTAKLKEMFKGLRREELETLRPEIPKNALEVFDLFVKRLKTLEGLARGIKHQVLNAKYHESEANIIAQAGRLGAVTIATNMAGRGTDIMLGGNAEFIAGDLVEQISLSRYQPEIETFIKAIIRKDPNAREMGQKAGVHPKIIERIEKARDQIEADRQKVKELGGLHIIGTERHESRRIDNQLRGRAGRQGDPGSSKFFVSFEDDLMRLFANDRVLAMLDRIGMDDTQPIAAGMVTGAIERAQGRVEERNFAIRKQLLEFDNVLGKQREVIYAQRREVLLGEDTQIEESIEGMIGDYVESAMYTHAPENISPEDWDMGRLKTELEEHIPAFADFDFEALKGNTVDECHHKMLEFAADSHDKRKEELGNALYMGVGRYVLLQNVDQYWKEHLHAMEVLRQGIFLRGYGQRDPFQEYKFEGTKMFNEMIDTLKGEVTKFMFRLQVNQGSEA, from the coding sequence ATGTTTGCACTTTTGAAGAAGGCTTTCGACAACAACAAACGCGACGTTGCGCGCCTGCGCAAAACCGTCGTTGACCCGGTCAATGCCATGGAAGCAGAAATGGAAAAAGTCACCGATCTGGCTGCAGAGTTCATGAAACTGCGTGCACAGGTCCAGAGCGGTGAAAAGAACCTCGATCAGGTGCTGGTGCCCGGCTTTGCCCTGATCCGTGAAGCGGCCAAACGCTCCATTGGCAAACGCCACTACGATGTGCAGCTCATCGGGGGTGCCTCCCTCCACCAGGGCCGCATCGCCGAGATGAAAACCGGTGAGGGCAAGACGCTGGTGGCCACCCTTGCACTGGCCCTCAATGCTCTGGAAGGACGCGGAGCCCACCTCGTCACCACCAACGATTACCTTGCCAAAGTGGGTGCCGAGGAGATGGGCCTGGTGTACCGCACTTTAGGCCTGACTGTCGGCCTGATCCAGCACGACATGCAACCTCCTCAGCGGCGTGCTGCTTACGCTTGCGACATCACCTACGTCACCAACAGCGAGCTGGGCTTCGATTACCTGCGTGACAACATGGCGCAGGGACCCGATCAACTGGTGCTCCGTGCAGACCACCCTGTGAACTTTGCTATCGTCGACGAAGTGGATTCCATCCTCATCGACGAGGCCCGGACCCCTCTGATCATTTCGGGTGCCACCGAAAAAGCCACCGACCAGTACTACGTGATCTCCAAACTGGTCAAACGCCTGACCCGAGGAGAGCCCATCGAGCCCGGTGTGCGCACCGAACCCACCGGAGATTACACCGTCGAAGAAAAATCCAAGGGTGTGCACCTCACCGAGGCGGGCATCAACCGCATTGAACAGATGCTCTCCATCGACAACCTGTACAGCCCCGATCACATGCAGAAAGCCCACATGATCGTGCAGGCCCTGCGTGCCAAAGACCTGTACTTCCGCGAAAAAGACTACATCGTTGGCCCCAACGAAAAAGGCGAACTCGAAGTGGTCATCGTGGATGAATTCACCGGACGCCAGATGCCCGGACGCCGTTACGGAGAAGGCCTCCACCAGGCCATCGAAGCCAAAGAGGGCGTGCCGATCCAGAACGAAAACCAGACACTGGCCACCATCACCTACCAGAACTTCTTCCGTCTGTACACCAAGTTCTCGGGCATGACCGGAACGGCCAAAACCGAAGAAAAAGAGTTCCTCGACATTTACGGCTCTGACGTTCTGGTGATCCCCACCAACTTGCCTGTGATCCGCAAAGACCACGACGATCTGGTGTACCGCACCAAAGCGGGCAAATATGCAGCCGTTGTCGATGAAATCGTCGAGCGCCACCAGAGTGGTCAACCTTTGCTGGTCGGTACCGCCAGCATCGAGACCAGTGAGCACCTGTCCAAGTTGCTCTCTGAACCACAGCAGTACGGCGAATTTGTCAATCAACTGGCCAACATGCTGCTGGCCAAAGTGGAGAAAAACGAAGGCCTCACCGCCAAACTCAAAGAGATGTTCAAAGGCCTCAGGAGAGAAGAACTCGAAACCCTGCGCCCTGAGATTCCCAAAAATGCTCTGGAGGTTTTTGACCTGTTCGTCAAGCGCCTCAAAACCCTTGAAGGTCTGGCCAGAGGCATCAAACACCAGGTGCTGAACGCCAAATACCACGAGAGTGAAGCCAACATCATCGCTCAGGCAGGCCGTCTGGGGGCTGTGACCATCGCCACCAACATGGCCGGTCGTGGTACGGACATCATGCTCGGGGGCAACGCAGAGTTCATCGCTGGTGACCTTGTTGAGCAGATCAGCCTGTCCCGTTACCAGCCTGAAATCGAGACCTTCATCAAGGCCATCATCCGCAAAGACCCCAATGCGCGTGAAATGGGTCAAAAAGCTGGAGTGCACCCCAAAATCATCGAGCGCATTGAAAAGGCCCGAGACCAGATCGAGGCAGACCGCCAGAAAGTCAAAGAACTCGGGGGCTTGCACATCATCGGCACCGAGCGCCACGAATCCCGCCGCATCGACAACCAGTTGCGCGGACGTGCAGGCCGTCAGGGGGACCCTGGTTCCAGCAAATTTTTCGTGTCCTTTGAAGACGACCTGATGCGCCTTTTCGCCAATGACCGCGTGCTGGCCATGCTGGACCGCATCGGCATGGACGACACCCAGCCCATCGCTGCAGGCATGGTGACTGGAGCCATCGAGCGTGCACAGGGCCGTGTGGAAGAACGCAACTTTGCCATCCGCAAACAACTGCTGGAATTCGACAACGTCCTTGGCAAGCAGCGTGAAGTGATTTACGCCCAGCGCCGTGAAGTGCTGCTCGGGGAAGACACCCAGATCGAAGAGAGCATCGAAGGCATGATCGGCGATTACGTGGAAAGTGCCATGTACACCCACGCCCCAGAGAACATCAGCCCTGAAGATTGGGACATGGGCAGGCTCAAAACCGAACTCGAAGAGCACATCCCTGCCTTTGCAGACTTTGATTTTGAGGCCCTCAAAGGCAACACCGTAGACGAATGTCACCACAAAATGTTGGAATTTGCCGCCGACTCCCACGACAAACGCAAAGAAGAACTGGGCAACGCCCTTTACATGGGTGTTGGCCGCTATGTGCTGCTGCAAAACGTGGACCAGTACTGGAAAGAGCACCTGCATGCCATGGAAGTGTTGCGTCAGGGCATCTTCCTGCGTGGTTATGGTCAGCGCGATCCCTTCCAGGAGTACAAATTTGAGGGCACCAAGATGTTCAACGAAATGATCGACACCCTCAAAGGTGAAGTCACCAAGTTCATGTTCCGTTTGCAGGTCAATCAGGGCTCTGAAGCCTGA